The following nucleotide sequence is from Chromobacterium rhizoryzae.
AAATGCCCGTGCGCCATGTGTGGCTTCCGGTTTTCCCGTCGCAAGGCCTGGTCTCGCTAGAGGGTAAACACGCGCTCAGGCCCCGGATTCGGGCGCCGGCAGCGCCCGGCGGCGGCTGGCGCGCCACCAGCCGCCCAGGGTGATCAGAAACCACATGCACTGATTGACGAAGGACGCCAGGTTGAAGTGGTTGGACAGCGAAATCAGGATGCAGACCGGCCCGATCAGGTTCAAGGCGAAGTAGCGAGGGTCCGAGGTGCGCAGGCCCAATAGCTGGTTGCCCAAGTAGGCGCCCAGATAGCTGATGACGCCGATCAGGCCGATGAGGTCGTACATATGGGCTCCTTGGGCCGTGGCGTTTACAAGGGGGCGGTTTGCGCCGCGGCCGTTTCGGCGACGGGGTCTTGATCCCCGCCGGCCTGGTAGAACGGCGCGTTCGAGCGCGGCAGCGGCGGCAGTTGGCGGATCAGGTCGGCGATCTTCTCCGCCATCATGATGGTGGGCGCGTTCAGATTGCCGGTGACGATGCGCGGCATGATGGACGCGTCCACCACGCGCAGGCCGGTCAGGCCGTGCACGCGGCCCTGATGATCCACCACCGCAGTCGGATCGGCGGCGCTGCCCATCTTGCAGGTGCCGGACGGATGCAGCGCGGTTTCGGCGTGGGTTTTGACGAAGCGGTCGATCTCGCTGTCGCTGGCAACCTTGTCGCCCGGCTGGATTTCCCGGCCGCGGAAGGCGGAAAGCGCGCGCTGGCCGACGATCTCGCGCGTCAGCCGCACCGCGGCGCGGAACTCCCGCCAGTCGGTGTCGTGCGCCATATAGTTGAATTGCAGCAGCGGCTTGTCGCGCGGGTCGCGGCTGGCCAGCTTGACGTGGCCGACGCTGGGCGAGCGCATCGAGCCGACGTGGCATTGGAAGCCGTGCATCTTGACGGCGTGGCTGCCGTCGTAATTCACCGCCAGCGGCAGAAAGTGGTATTGCAGATTGGGGAAGGCGAAGCGCTCGTCGCTGCGGATGAAGCCGCCGGCCTCGAAGTGATTGCTGGCGCCCGGACCGCTGCCGTTCAGATACCACTGAGCGCCGATGCGGGCCTTGTTCCACCAGCGCAAGGACGGGTATAGCGACACCGGACGCAGGCATTCGTACTGCAGATACATTTCCAGATGGTCCTGCAGATTGGCGCCAACGCCGGGCAGGTGGGCGACCACGCCGATGTCGTGGCGGCCGAGTTCGGCGGCGTCGCCGACGCCGGAGCGCAGCAGCAACTGCGGCGAGGCGATCGCGCCGTTGCAGACGATGACTTCGCGCAGGGCGCGAACGCGATGGCTGCGGCCGCCTTGCAGGTATTGCACGCCGACGGCGCGCGCGCCGTCGAACAGGATGCGGTCCGCCAGCGCGCGGGTCCGCACCGAGAAATTGGCGCGGTCGCGAGCGGCGTCCAGATAGGCCAGCGACACGCTGCAGCGCCGTCCCTGGGCGGTGGTGGTGCGGTCCATGGGGCCGAAGCCTTCCTGACGATAGCCGTTCAGATCGTCGGTGCGGGCGTAGCCGGCTTGTTCGCCGGCTTGGATGAAGGCTTCGAACAAGGGGCTGATGCCGGCCTTGGGCGTGGTGACGTGCAGCGGCCCGTCGCCGCCGTGGTAGTCGTTTGCGCCCTTGTCGTAGCTTTCCGCCTTGCGGAAATAGGGCAGGCAGTCGGCGTAGCTCCAGTCGCCCAGCCCGGGCAACTCGGCCCAGCCCTGGTAGTCCAGCGCGTTGCCGCGGATATAGACCATGCCGTTGATCAGCGAGGAGCCGCCCAGGCCCTTGCCGCGCGCCTGGGCCATGCGGCGTCCGCCCATATGCGGCTCAGGTTCGGTCAGATAGGCCCAGTTATAGGTGCGGCCTTGCAAGGGGTAGGCGAGGGCCGCCGGCATCTGGGTGCGCCAGTCCAGACGCCAGTCCGGGCCGCCGGCTTCCAGCAGCAGCACCTTG
It contains:
- a CDS encoding CBU_0592 family membrane protein, with product MYDLIGLIGVISYLGAYLGNQLLGLRTSDPRYFALNLIGPVCILISLSNHFNLASFVNQCMWFLITLGGWWRASRRRALPAPESGA
- the betA gene encoding choline dehydrogenase, which encodes MSTTQEFDYIIVGAGSAGGVLAARLSEDNGVKVLLLEAGGPDWRLDWRTQMPAALAYPLQGRTYNWAYLTEPEPHMGGRRMAQARGKGLGGSSLINGMVYIRGNALDYQGWAELPGLGDWSYADCLPYFRKAESYDKGANDYHGGDGPLHVTTPKAGISPLFEAFIQAGEQAGYARTDDLNGYRQEGFGPMDRTTTAQGRRCSVSLAYLDAARDRANFSVRTRALADRILFDGARAVGVQYLQGGRSHRVRALREVIVCNGAIASPQLLLRSGVGDAAELGRHDIGVVAHLPGVGANLQDHLEMYLQYECLRPVSLYPSLRWWNKARIGAQWYLNGSGPGASNHFEAGGFIRSDERFAFPNLQYHFLPLAVNYDGSHAVKMHGFQCHVGSMRSPSVGHVKLASRDPRDKPLLQFNYMAHDTDWREFRAAVRLTREIVGQRALSAFRGREIQPGDKVASDSEIDRFVKTHAETALHPSGTCKMGSAADPTAVVDHQGRVHGLTGLRVVDASIMPRIVTGNLNAPTIMMAEKIADLIRQLPPLPRSNAPFYQAGGDQDPVAETAAAQTAPL